A stretch of the Perca fluviatilis chromosome 17, GENO_Pfluv_1.0, whole genome shotgun sequence genome encodes the following:
- the LOC120546073 gene encoding uncharacterized protein LOC120546073, translated as MEEKLFGQTLPTESACGDAIIDMDPDKSVLIPIKHCRDMKQQEMRPRLITLLLLLSSMALFIFTICAVLWQRGNSGSSGQNCAVKPSPAYSKQESVYPTANPQTNIPKLHVDLTSVPADNKTDGLYLKWRDNFGGQHIKEETAIVIPEDGFYYVYVRIELSCNKGDFNRFYAELRNWSESYPEARPTMKAWDGCTSEGDKSVFMGQLFELSKGDNLRVWIELGYELISTSSFGAFLT; from the exons ATGGAAGAGAAACTTTTTGGGCAGACTCTGCCAACTGAATCTGCCTGTGGGGATGCAATTATAGATATGGACCCGGACAAGTCTGTGCTCATCCCCATCAAACACTGCCGGGACATgaagcaacaggaaatgcgccccAGACTCATCACTCTGCTCTTGCTGCTCAGCAGTATGGCACTGTTCATTTTTACCATCTGTGCTGTTTTATGGCAACGTGGAAACTCTGGATCCAGCGGACAAAAC TGCGCAGTAAAGCCAAGTCCAGCCTATTCCAAGCAAGAGAGCGTTTACCCTACAG CTAATCCTCAAACAAACATCCCAAAACTGCACGTTGATCTca CGTCTGTACCTGCAGACAACAAGACTGATGGACTATACTTGAAATGGCGTGATAATTTTGGTGGACAACACATCAAAGAGGAAACTGCCATTGTGATTCCTGAGGACGGTTTCTATTATGTCTATGTGAGGATTGAATTAAGCTGCAATAAGGGAGACTTCAACAGGTTCTACGCAGAGCTGCGCAACTGGAGTGAAAGTTACCCCGAGGCTAGACCCACGATGAAGGCCTGGGATGGATGCACTTCAGAAGGGGATAAGAGTGTGTTCATGGGACAGCTTTTTGAGTTGTCTAAAGGAGATAATTTGAGAGTGTGGATCGAACTGGGCTATGAACTGATCTCCACATCATCATTTGGTGCGTTTCTCACATAG